GTGTCGGGTTCGCTGGCCGGCTCCCGGGGCGCGGCCCCGTCCGAACCGTCCCCGGCGGGCGTCCGGGGCTCGGCCGCGGGCGCGTCCGCCTCCGGCCCGTCGGTCGGCACCTGCGGGTCGGGCGCCTCGTCGGCCGGCGTGGCCTGTCCCGGCGTCGCGCTCGCTGGCTCGGCCTCGGCCGGTGGGCCCGGTGCGGTCCCGCTCGACACCGGAGACGTGACAGGCTCCGTCATGGGCGGGGGAGCGGAGGGGGCCGGGAGCCGGGCCCGGCCCGAGCCGGGGGGAGCGGGCGCGGGCGGCGCTCGGCGGCCCGGGGCCACGCCCACCGAGACCAGGAGGTGCTCCACCGCGGCGCCCACGTCGACCGGGTGGCCGTCGATGGACACGGCGTCGGCGTCGGTGGGGGGCGGCGTGTCGAAGGGGGCGGGGACGGGCCGCTCCTCCCCCGCCCGGGCGGGGTCGGCAGCGGCCTGCGGGTGGGCGGCCCGGGCCCGGGCCGCCTCGAAGCGCTCGCGCAGGGCGCGCAGGTCCTCAGCGCGGCCGCTGTCCTGGTACAGGTCGACCAGGGTCAGGAAGAAGGTGGGGTCGAGCTCCCCGCCCGTCTCCGCCACCTCGTCCTCGACCGCGTCGAGCAGGCCCAGCAGCAGCGCCTCGGCGGCGTCGGCCCGGCCCAGGGCGAACATCTCGGCGATCTCGTCGCGGTAGGTGCTGTGGTGCCGGCCCCCGAAGGTGCCGGGCGCGCCCACGCCCATGATCCGGCGGCGGACGCGGTCCCGGGCCCGGCCCAGGCCTGGCTCCCCGTGGTCGGGTCCGCCGTCCCGGGCCGCCACCGGCGTGGGCTCCGGGATGGTGGGGACGGTGCCGGCGGCCAGCTCGGCCAGGGCGTCCAGGTCGGCCCGGGCCGCGGGCTCCTCCCCGGCCAGGGTGTACACCTGGGCCCGTTCCTCCAGGGCCGCGGCCAGGACGGCCAGGCTGCGGGTGGGGACGGCCAGGGCGTCGCTGGCCGCGTCGAGGGCGGCGGGGCCGTCGCCCACGGTCCGGGCCGCCACGCTGCGGGCCACCAGGGCCAGGGCCGAGACGTCGTCGACGTTGGCCAGGCGGGTGGTCAGGTCCAGCGCCTGGGCGTGCTCGCCCATGGTGAGCAGGGTGGCGGCCAGGGCCAGCACCACCGCCGGCTCGGGCGGCAGCTGGCGCAGGACGGCCACCGCGTCGGCCGGCCGGCCCTGGGCGCCGCTCAGCTCGGCCAGCAGGAGCCCCAGCGCAGAGCGCGACACCGGCACCAGGGCGGGGATGCCGGGGGCCAGGCCCACGGCCACCTGCAACCCGGCCCAGTGGCGCTGGAGGAGCTTGGTGGCGCCCGGGTCGGCCGGGGCCGACAGGGCGGCGATCAGCACCTCGGCGGCCAGGGCCGGGTCGATGCCCAGGGCCCGCCCGGCGTGGAGCACGCGGGCCGCGTCCTGGGCCGAGCCGGGCTGGGCGGCCAGGCGGCCCAGGGCGTCGACGTCGTCGGCGGCCACCGCGGCCAGGAGGGCCTTCTCGGCCCGGGGGGCCACCGGTGAGGGGCGGACCCGCCCGGCCACCGCGGTGGGATCGGTCGGGCCCTGGCCGGACAGGACCCACATGCGCCACGGGGAGGGGGGGAAGGTGGGGGCGGGCTGGCCCGGCGCGCCGAGCAGGAGGTCCACGTGGCCCGTCAGGTCCATTCCGTCGTCTTCTCCGTGGAGGCCGTCGTCGGGCTCCCGGGGTCCGGGAGCGGTGGTCGAGGTCCCATCGGCCGCTCGGGCCCGAGATCCAGCACTCGGGCCGGAAACGGGCCGGTCCGGGCGGCCTCGCCGCCGGTGACGGCGGACCGTCGGCGGCCTAGCGTGGGTGGGGTTCGCCCACCGGCCCCCCGCCCCGCCGGTCCCCGCCGAGGAGCTCCCCCATGACCGATCTCGTCCCGCCCAGCCCCTTCGTGGAGCGCACCCCGGAGGAGGAGCGGGAGCACCGCAAGCGGCGCCTGGCCGGCGCCTTCCGCCTGTTCGGGCGGTTCGGCTTCGACGAGGGCGTGGCCGGCCACATCACCGCCCGCGACCCCGAGCGGGCCGACCACTTCTGGGTCAACCCGTTCGGCATGAGCTTCAAGCGCATCCGGGTCTCGGACCTGATCCTGGTCGACCACCAGGGCGAGGTGGTCGAGGGGACGTGGCCGGTCAACCGGGCCGCCTTCGCCATCCACTCCCAGATCCACGCCGCCCGGCCCGACGTGGTGGCCGCCGCGCACTCCCACTCCCGCTACGGGCGGGCCTTCTCCACCCTGGGCCGCACGCTGGCCCCCCTGACCCAGGACTCGTGCATCTTCTACGAGGACCACACCCGCTTCGACGACTACACCGGCGTGGTCGACGACGTGAGCGAGGGCAAGCGCATCGCCCACGCCCTGGGTGGGGCCAAGGCGGCCATCCTGGCCAACCACGGCATCCTGACCGTGGGCGAGACGGTGGACGAGGCCCTGTTCTGGTACGTGACCATGGAGCGGACCTGCGAGGTGGAGCTGGTGGCTCGGGCCGCCGGGGAGCCCAACGAGATCGCCCCCGAGGTGGCCGCCGCCACCCGGGAGCAGATCGGTTCGCACCTGGCCGGCTGGTTCAGCGCCCAGCCCCTGTTCGACTGGATCGAGGCCCAGGAGCCCGACCTGGCCGACTGAGGCCGCCCCGGCCCGGGGCGCCTCAACCGGTGGTGGTCGTGGTGGTCGGCGCGCTCAAGGTGTAGATGATGGTCAGGTTGCCGTCGACGGCGTTGGCCGTGTCGGTGACGGCCACCAGGGCCTGGTGGTCGGGGCCGGTGGCCCGGACGCTGGCGCTGGCGGAGCCGCCGTTGTCGGTCGTGGTCTCGTCCTCGATGGTGTAGCCGGCCCCCTCCAGCTGGGCCACGATCCCGTCGGTGACCGCCCCCAGCTCGCCGTCGAGGCCGGCGGTGACGGTGATCTGCCCGGCCTGGTCGGTGGCCAGGACGATCTTGGCCCCCTCGGGCAGGGCCAGGTCGGCGGGCCAGGCGTCGGGCAGCTCGGCCTCGCCGCCGGCGTTGAGGTCGAACTCCTGGTCGTCGCAGTTGCCGGAGAGGCCGCCCCCGCCGGAGTCGATGTCGACGTCCTTGCAGGTCGAGTTCCGCTCCACCGCCTCCTCGGCCACCGTGTCGGCCACCTTGCTGCAGCCCACGCCGCTGGCCACCAGGGCCAGCCCCACCGCTCCGGCCGCCATCGCCCGTCTGATCTCCATGCCGTCCTCCGTCTCGTCGGCCCCGGGATGGGGAGCCGGGACCCATCATGGGGGCGCCCGGCGGTCGGGGGCTTGAGTGGCCGGTACGCAACCGGCCGGGGGGCGGGCCCCCGGCCCGGGTCGGCTGGTAGCGTGGCCGGGCTGTCGACCCCGTGCGGGAGAGGCCCAACGTCGGGCCGCCGAAGGAGCAACTCCTCCCGGAATCTCTCAGGCCCCAGGACCGCACGGGCGAGGCGACGCTGGAAAGAGGTCGGTCCGCCGGCCCACCGACGGTGCAAGCCGGTCCCCGGGCCGGTGAACCTCTCAGGTGCCGATGACAGCGGGGAGGGCAGCCGAGCCGGAGCGCACCCCGCTCCCCCGCCGTCCCCTCCGGAGATCCCATGTCCGACCGCACCCGCCTGAGCACCCCGGGCTCCGGCCTGCCGTTCGCGGCCCGCCACATCGGGCCCACCGACGACGACCAGGCGGCCATGCTGGCCGCCCTGGGCTACGGCTCGCTGGACGAGATGGTGGCCGACGCGGTGCCGGCCGGCATCCGCGACGTGGCCCCCCTGGACCTGCCCGAGCCGGTGGGCGAGGCCGAGGCCCAGGCCGAGCTGGCCGCCCTGGCCGGCCGCAACCAGGTGGCCACGTCCATGATCGGGCTCGGCTACCACGGCACCCTCACCCCCCCCGTGATCCGCCGCTCCATCCTGGAGAACCCGGCCTGGTACACGGCCTACACGCCGTACCAGCCGGAGATCTCCCAGGGTCGGTTGGAGGCCCTGCTGAACTTCCAGACCCTCATCGCGGATCTGACCGGGCTGGCCCTGGCCAACGCCTCCCTGCTGGACGAGGCCACCGCCGCGGCCGAGGCCATGACCCTGGCCCGGCGGGCCTCCAAGGCCCCGGCCGAGGCTGCCTTCGTGGTCGATGCCGACTGCCACCCCCAGACGGTGGCCGTGCTGCGCACCCGGGCCGAGCCCCTGGGCCTGGCCGTGGTCGAGGCCGACCTGTCCGCCGGCCTGCCCGAGGGCGACGCCTTCGGCGTTCTGGTCCAGTACCCGACCAGCACCGGCCTGGTGCGCGACGACGCGGCCCTGGTGGCCGCGGCCCACGACCAGGGCGCCCTGGTGGTGGTGGCCGCCGACCCGCTGGCTCTGTGCCTGCTGCGGCCCCCGGGCGAGATCGGCGCCGACGTGGCCGTGGGCTCGGCCCAGCGCTTCGGCGTGCCCATGGGCTTCGGCGGCCCCCACGCCGGCTACATGGCCGTGCGCGACGGCCTCCAGCGCTCGCTCCCCGGCCGCCTGGTGGGCGTCTCGGTCGACGCCGACGGCGCCCCGGCCCTGCGCCTGGCCCTCCAGACCCGGGAGCAGCACATCCGCCGGGAGAAGGCCACCAGCAACATCTGCACGGCCCAGGTCCTGCTGGCCGTGATCGCCTCCTCGTACGCCGCCTACCACGGCCCGGACGGCCTGGCCGCCATCGCCGAGCGCACCCACCGGGCGGCCCGGGTGCTGGACGCGGGGCTGCGGGCCGCCGGGGTCGAGGTGGTCCACGACACGGTGTTCGACACGGTGCTGGCCCGGGTCCCGGGCCGGGCCGACGCGGTGACGGCCGCGGCCGGCGCGGCCGGGGTCAACCTGCGGCGGGTGGACGGCGACCACGTGGCCGCCACCTGCGACGAGACCACCACCCTGGCCCACCTGGACGCGGTGCTGGCCGCCTTCGGCGCCCCCGCCGAGGCGGCCCGCCTGGCCGACGACCTGGGCGAGGCCCCGGCCGTGCCCGACGCGCTGGTCCGCACCTCGTCCTACTGCACCCACCCGGTGTTCTCGGCCCACCGCTCCGAGACGGCCATGCTGCGCTACCTGCGCCGCCTGTCGGACCGCGACATCGCCCTGGACCGGGCCATGATCCCCCTGGGCTCGTGCACCATGAAGCTCAACGCCGCGGCCGAGATGGAGCCCATCACCTGGCCCGGCTTCGCCGGTGTGCACCCCTTCGCCCCCCGGGACCAGGTCCAGGGCTACGCCGAGCTGATCGACGACCTGGAGCGCTGGCTGGTGGCCATCACCGGCTACGCCGCGGTGTCGCTCCAGCCCAACGCCGGCAGCCAGGGTGAGCTGGCCGGCCTGCTGGCCATCCGCTCCTACCACCGGGCCCGGGGCGACGAGGGCCGCGACGTGTGCCTGATCCCGTCCTCGGCCCACGGCACCAACGCGGCCAGCGCGGTGATGGCCGGCATGCGGGTCGTGGTGGTGGCGTGCGACGACGACGGCAACGTCGACCTGGACGACCTGCGGGCCAAGGTGGCCGAGCACGCCGGGACCGTGGCCGCCCTGATGGTGACCTACCCGTCGACCCACGGTGTCTTCGAGGAGGCCATCGGCGAGATCTGCGCCGCCGTGCACGACGCCGGCGGGCAGGTGTACCTGGACGGGGCCAACCTCAACGCCATGGTCGGCCTGGCCCGGCCCGGTCGCTTCGGCGCCGATGTCAGCCACCTCAACCTGCACAAGACGTTCTGCATCCCCCACGGCGGCGGCGGCCCGGGAGTGGGCCCGGTGGCGGTCGGCGCCCACCTGGCCCCGTACCTCCCGACCCACCCGCTGGTGCCCGAGTGCGGGCCGGCGGAGACCGGCCCCGGCCCGGTGTCGGCCGCCCCCTGGGGCTCGGCCGGCATCCTGCCCATCCCGTGGGCCTACGTCCGCATGATGGGGGGCGAGGGCCTGCGGCGGGCCACCCAGGTGGCCATCCTCAACGCCAACTACATGGCCCGGCGCCTGGCCGAGCACTACCCCGTGCTCTACTCGGGCCGCAACGGGCTGGTGGCCCACGAGTGCATCCTCGACATCCGGCCCCTCACCAGGGCCACCGGCATCACCGTCGACGACATCGCCAAGCGCCTGGTCGACCACGGGTTCCACGCCCCCACCATGAGCTTCCCGGTGGCCGGGACCCTGATGGTGGAGCCGACCGAGAGCGAGGACCGGGCCGAGCTGGATCGCTTCTGCGACGCCATGATCGCCATCCGGGCCGAGGCCGACACCCACCCTGGCCTGCTCCAGGGGGCCCCGTGGACGGCCGAGGCGGTGCTGGCCGAGGCCTGGGACCACCCCTTCACCCGGGCCGAGGCCGCCTTCCCGGGGGCGGTGCGCCGGGCCGACAAGTACTGGCCGCCGGTGCGGCGCATCGACGGCGGCCACGGCGACCGCCACCTGGTCTGCTCGTGCCCCCCGGTGGAGGACCTGGCCTGACTGTGACCCGCGCCCTCAGGGCTTGGACACGAAGGGGGTCCGGACCACCCGGGCCGGCACCGGGGCGCCCCGCACGTCGATGGCCACCTCCAGGCCGGGGTCGACCGCGGGGGGCAGGAAGGCCAGGGCGATGCCGTGGCCCAGCGTCGGGGAGAAGTTGCCGCTGGTCACCTCCCCCACCGTCTCACCGTCGATCAGGACGGCCTGACCCTCCCGTGGAGGTCGACGGCCCTCGACGGTGAGGCCCCGGAGCCGGCGGGCCACGCCCCGCTCCTTCTCGGCCGCCAGGGCGGCGCGCCCGGGGAAGTCGCCCTTGTCCCACCGCACCACCCAGCCCAGGCCGGCCTGGAGGGGGGTGATGCCGGGGCCCAGCTCGTGGCCGTGGAGGGGCAGGCCGGCCTCCAGGCGGAGGGTGTCGCGGGCCCCCAGGGCGGCCGGGGTGCAGCCGGCGGCCACCAACGCCTCCCACAGGGCCGGGGCGTGCTCGGCCGGGACCGCCACCTCCACGCCGTCCTCACCGGTGTAGCCGGTGCCGGCCACCACGCAGGCGATCCCATCCCAGGTGAAGCGGGTGACGCCGAAGCGGGGCACGGCGGCGGCCTCGGGGGCCACCGCGGCCAGCCGGCTGCGGGCCTCGGGGCCCTGCACGGCCAGGACGGCGCGGGTGGCGGTGACGTCGGTGGCTCCCTCCCCCAGCGCCCCGGTGACCCGGTCGGTGTTGGAGGCGTTGGGCATGACGTCGAAGCGCTCGTCGTCGACCCACCACACGATGATGTCGTCCAGCACCGAGGCGTCGGCCGGGTCCAGCAGGTGCGTGTACTGGGCCCGCCCCGGGCCGATGCGGCCCAGGTCGTTGGTGAAGGCCCGCTGGATGGCCTGGTGCGCCCCCGGCCCCTCGACCCGGACGGTGCCCAGGTGGCTGACGTCGAACACCACCGCGCCGGTCCGGCAGGCCCGGTGCTCGGCCAGCGTGCCGTCCGGGTAGCTGACCGGCATGTCCCAGCCGCCGAAGGGCACCATGCGGGCCCCCAGCGAGCGGTGGACGGCGTCGAGCGGTGAGGTGCGGCTGGTCACGGCGGGCGACTGTACCGGCCCCCCGGGCCGGGTCGGTCCACCCTGGACGCTTGTGGTCCAGGTCAGAGGGCGGCGGCCACCGTGCCGCCCGCGGCCGGGCCCTCGCCGGCCGGGGCGGCCGACGGGCGCAGCTCGTGCACGGCGGTGTCGAGCTCGCCCTTGAGGCCGTCCAGGGTGACCAGGTTGAGGTTCAGCACCCCCTGGCCGTGGAGGCCGTTCACCACCTCGATCATCTCGGCGTCGTCGCGGACCAGCACGGCCGAGGACCCGGTGATGACCAGGCGGGCCGAGGCCACGTCCTCACCCAGGTTGGTGCGCAGGTAGGTGAAGGCCTCGCGCACCGACTCCAGCTTGATGCCGGAGTCCAGCATGGTCTTGATGAGCTTCAGCTCCAGCAGGTCGCGGTAGCTGTACTCGCGGCGGGAGCCGCTCCCCCGGGCGTCGGCCAACGACGGGCGCAGCAGGTTGGTTCGGGCCCAGTAGTCGAGCTGCCGGTAGGTGATGCCCACGATCTCGGCCGCCGCTTTGCCGCTGAAGCCGTCCATGGGCACGATCCTCCGGGGTGAGGGATCACAGGGGCGTAGTTACGCCACTGTGGGCTGCCCAACCTACGCCCGTCCCGCCCTCCGGGTCAACGCCCGTCGGGGTCGTTCCCGAAGGGTTCGGGTCAGGACGCGAAGTCCTCCGGGTTGACCGAATCGATGAACTGGCGGAACTCCTCCACCACCTCGGCCTCGGGCTCGCCGTCGTCCTCGGTCTCGTCCTCGGCCGGGAAGCCGGCCTCCTCCAGGACCTCCTCCGAGGCGTAGATCGGGGTCCCGACCCGGACGGCCAGGGCGATGGCGTCCGAGGGCCGGCTCGACACCCGGTGCACGCCGTCGGCGGCGTGGAGCTCGATCTCGGCGTAGAACGTGCGGTCCCGCAGCTCGGTCACGCTGACCGACTCGATGCTGACACCCAGGTCGTCGAGCAGGTTGCGGACGAGGTCATGGGTCATGGGCCGGGGGGTGACGACCTCCTCCAGGGCGAAGGCGATGGCCGTGGCCTCCGGCCC
The Acidimicrobiales bacterium DNA segment above includes these coding regions:
- a CDS encoding class II aldolase/adducin family protein codes for the protein MTDLVPPSPFVERTPEEEREHRKRRLAGAFRLFGRFGFDEGVAGHITARDPERADHFWVNPFGMSFKRIRVSDLILVDHQGEVVEGTWPVNRAAFAIHSQIHAARPDVVAAAHSHSRYGRAFSTLGRTLAPLTQDSCIFYEDHTRFDDYTGVVDDVSEGKRIAHALGGAKAAILANHGILTVGETVDEALFWYVTMERTCEVELVARAAGEPNEIAPEVAAATREQIGSHLAGWFSAQPLFDWIEAQEPDLAD
- the gcvP gene encoding aminomethyl-transferring glycine dehydrogenase: MSDRTRLSTPGSGLPFAARHIGPTDDDQAAMLAALGYGSLDEMVADAVPAGIRDVAPLDLPEPVGEAEAQAELAALAGRNQVATSMIGLGYHGTLTPPVIRRSILENPAWYTAYTPYQPEISQGRLEALLNFQTLIADLTGLALANASLLDEATAAAEAMTLARRASKAPAEAAFVVDADCHPQTVAVLRTRAEPLGLAVVEADLSAGLPEGDAFGVLVQYPTSTGLVRDDAALVAAAHDQGALVVVAADPLALCLLRPPGEIGADVAVGSAQRFGVPMGFGGPHAGYMAVRDGLQRSLPGRLVGVSVDADGAPALRLALQTREQHIRREKATSNICTAQVLLAVIASSYAAYHGPDGLAAIAERTHRAARVLDAGLRAAGVEVVHDTVFDTVLARVPGRADAVTAAAGAAGVNLRRVDGDHVAATCDETTTLAHLDAVLAAFGAPAEAARLADDLGEAPAVPDALVRTSSYCTHPVFSAHRSETAMLRYLRRLSDRDIALDRAMIPLGSCTMKLNAAAEMEPITWPGFAGVHPFAPRDQVQGYAELIDDLERWLVAITGYAAVSLQPNAGSQGELAGLLAIRSYHRARGDEGRDVCLIPSSAHGTNAASAVMAGMRVVVVACDDDGNVDLDDLRAKVAEHAGTVAALMVTYPSTHGVFEEAIGEICAAVHDAGGQVYLDGANLNAMVGLARPGRFGADVSHLNLHKTFCIPHGGGGPGVGPVAVGAHLAPYLPTHPLVPECGPAETGPGPVSAAPWGSAGILPIPWAYVRMMGGEGLRRATQVAILNANYMARRLAEHYPVLYSGRNGLVAHECILDIRPLTRATGITVDDIAKRLVDHGFHAPTMSFPVAGTLMVEPTESEDRAELDRFCDAMIAIRAEADTHPGLLQGAPWTAEAVLAEAWDHPFTRAEAAFPGAVRRADKYWPPVRRIDGGHGDRHLVCSCPPVEDLA
- the gcvT gene encoding glycine cleavage system aminomethyltransferase GcvT, translated to MTSRTSPLDAVHRSLGARMVPFGGWDMPVSYPDGTLAEHRACRTGAVVFDVSHLGTVRVEGPGAHQAIQRAFTNDLGRIGPGRAQYTHLLDPADASVLDDIIVWWVDDERFDVMPNASNTDRVTGALGEGATDVTATRAVLAVQGPEARSRLAAVAPEAAAVPRFGVTRFTWDGIACVVAGTGYTGEDGVEVAVPAEHAPALWEALVAAGCTPAALGARDTLRLEAGLPLHGHELGPGITPLQAGLGWVVRWDKGDFPGRAALAAEKERGVARRLRGLTVEGRRPPREGQAVLIDGETVGEVTSGNFSPTLGHGIALAFLPPAVDPGLEVAIDVRGAPVPARVVRTPFVSKP
- a CDS encoding MerR family transcriptional regulator, which produces MDGFSGKAAAEIVGITYRQLDYWARTNLLRPSLADARGSGSRREYSYRDLLELKLIKTMLDSGIKLESVREAFTYLRTNLGEDVASARLVITGSSAVLVRDDAEMIEVVNGLHGQGVLNLNLVTLDGLKGELDTAVHELRPSAAPAGEGPAAGGTVAAAL
- a CDS encoding bifunctional nuclease family protein, coding for MDLVGVRVELPSNTPIALLRERTGERRVLPIFIGGPEATAIAFALEEVVTPRPMTHDLVRNLLDDLGVSIESVSVTELRDRTFYAEIELHAADGVHRVSSRPSDAIALAVRVGTPIYASEEVLEEAGFPAEDETEDDGEPEAEVVEEFRQFIDSVNPEDFAS